One window of the Streptomyces sp. NBC_00259 genome contains the following:
- a CDS encoding AraC family transcriptional regulator has product MPELGLLDTGGILCQPWVSPDRTSSGLGWEHAYVSTQSEQPYRARFDAATTHLLILHLDGPVTVRRRSGPSTKTRQIPAGGIFLHPAGRALDVELQERLNTVHLYLSDTVLQDAHGPGGTVELAEELGSSDPLVEQLVLALDGVVRRWEPSARTYADHLVTMLAARLARAHTADGTADPWDAEHGGGALSGLTDQQLMSARELMEERISEPLPVSALASAAGLSASQFSRQFRTSTGRSPHQFLLQLRLDHARRLLRTTRQPIAEVALRCGFSHQEHLTRVMRAKLGTTPAAFRRAA; this is encoded by the coding sequence ATGCCTGAGCTGGGGCTTCTCGACACCGGCGGCATCCTGTGCCAGCCATGGGTGAGCCCGGACCGGACCAGCAGCGGCCTGGGCTGGGAGCATGCCTATGTCTCCACGCAGAGTGAGCAGCCGTATCGCGCGAGATTCGACGCGGCGACCACACACCTGCTGATCCTGCATCTGGATGGCCCGGTGACCGTCAGGCGCCGGTCCGGCCCGTCGACGAAGACCCGGCAGATCCCGGCCGGGGGCATCTTCCTCCACCCCGCGGGCCGCGCACTGGACGTGGAACTGCAGGAACGGCTCAACACCGTCCACCTGTACCTGAGCGATACGGTGCTGCAGGACGCGCACGGCCCAGGCGGGACGGTCGAACTCGCCGAGGAGCTTGGCAGCTCGGATCCGCTGGTCGAGCAGCTCGTCCTGGCGCTGGACGGCGTCGTACGGCGCTGGGAGCCGTCCGCCCGCACCTACGCCGATCACCTCGTCACCATGCTCGCCGCCCGGCTCGCCCGGGCCCACACGGCCGACGGCACGGCGGACCCTTGGGACGCCGAGCACGGCGGCGGTGCGCTGTCGGGACTCACCGACCAGCAGCTGATGTCCGCGAGAGAGCTGATGGAGGAGCGGATCTCCGAGCCCCTGCCCGTGTCCGCGCTGGCCTCGGCCGCCGGCCTCAGCGCGAGCCAGTTCAGCAGGCAGTTCAGAACCAGCACCGGCAGATCTCCGCACCAGTTCCTGCTGCAACTGCGGCTGGACCACGCACGCAGGCTGCTCCGCACCACCCGGCAGCCCATCGCCGAGGTGGCCCTTCGCTGTGGCTTTTCCCACCAGGAGCATCTGACCCGTGTGATGCGCGCCAAGCTGGGCACGACCCCCGCCGCCTTCCGCCGCGCCGCCTGA
- a CDS encoding 1-aminocyclopropane-1-carboxylate deaminase/D-cysteine desulfhydrase → MSRPLLHRHFPPLADSLPHLRLGREPTPVRRLTALTATLPVWCKDESGYGEGGWGGNKIRKLEWILPDARRRGAHTLLTVGGIGTNWGLAAALYAREQGLATALALIDQPVDGHVRAQLARLRRSGATLHFTRTKRRTVAAAPWLFLRHSSGGRLPYFLPAGGSTPVGTLGYVEAAFELAAQVASGELPEPSHVVTAVGSGGTAAGLALGLRLAGLRSRVVGVVVNDTLCLDAPAIVALAGRTERLLRRRGGDVARTGLTAADVTVVRDWLGPGYGHATPEAARALALAAATTSLELEPVYTGKALAALLAMADDRRLDPGPVLFLNTNGPR, encoded by the coding sequence ATGAGCCGTCCGCTGCTGCACAGGCACTTCCCGCCGCTGGCCGATTCGCTGCCCCACCTCCGGCTGGGCAGGGAACCGACACCGGTCCGCCGGCTGACCGCGCTGACCGCGACGCTCCCGGTCTGGTGCAAGGACGAGAGCGGATACGGAGAGGGCGGCTGGGGCGGCAACAAGATCCGGAAACTGGAATGGATCCTGCCCGACGCACGCCGCCGCGGCGCGCACACCCTCCTCACCGTGGGCGGAATCGGAACGAACTGGGGCCTGGCCGCCGCCCTCTACGCCCGGGAACAGGGGCTGGCGACCGCCCTCGCGCTGATCGACCAGCCGGTCGACGGCCATGTCCGGGCGCAGTTGGCGCGGCTGCGCCGCTCCGGTGCCACGCTGCACTTCACCCGGACCAAGCGGCGGACCGTCGCCGCCGCCCCCTGGCTCTTCCTGCGGCACTCCTCGGGCGGCCGGCTCCCCTACTTCCTGCCCGCGGGCGGTTCCACGCCTGTCGGCACCCTCGGCTATGTCGAGGCGGCCTTCGAGCTGGCGGCCCAGGTCGCCTCGGGTGAGCTGCCCGAGCCCTCGCATGTGGTCACGGCGGTCGGTTCCGGGGGCACGGCGGCCGGGCTGGCGCTCGGCCTGCGGCTGGCGGGGCTGCGCAGCAGGGTGGTCGGTGTGGTCGTCAACGACACGCTGTGCCTCGACGCACCGGCCATCGTCGCGCTGGCCGGCCGGACGGAACGCCTGCTCCGAAGGCGCGGCGGGGACGTCGCACGGACCGGCCTCACCGCGGCGGACGTGACGGTCGTCAGGGACTGGCTGGGCCCCGGCTACGGCCATGCCACCCCGGAGGCTGCACGGGCGCTGGCCCTCGCCGCGGCCACGACGTCGCTGGAGCTCGAACCGGTGTACACCGGCAAAGCGCTGGCGGCTCTGCTCGCGATGGCCGACGACCGGCGTCTGGATCCGGGTCCGGTGCTGTTCCTCAACACCAACGGTCCTCGCTGA
- a CDS encoding MGH1-like glycoside hydrolase domain-containing protein codes for MSLDRRQFLHSGALALGAVALTSPLASGADAPVGPPVPGADARRPGPAGAFPDSFAPSGNRPAVPPMYPEVGPGTTVLDHRALLGDIVEAQWYEANIPFVDVPDQAIKDTYYYRWRVIKHALKYTGAEEGWILSEFLGPVGYSAPNGGIVAAAAHHIREARWLRDPRYLDDYIDYWLRGSGSGPKPATDFLNKNTTDWAHQYSFWIADAVVARASADGRWDFALDRIPELERQWEKWAPQYDEELGLYWQTPVWDAMEYTASAYQSDDPYHGGDGFRPTLNAYQYGDARAIATLLRLRGRAGDRAKAQRYDDRAAALQAHQERWLWDEEDQFYKHVMRDGNPDRHKIADREQIGFVPWYFHMAPEKNAAAWAQLTDPQGFAAPFGPTTVERRSPWFMHEALHGCCRWNGPSWPFSTSHTLTALANLLIDYPDQPYVGRADYYAALRAYALTHRKDGRLYVAEAHHPDEDRWIYDGRGHSEDYNHSTFNDLVLSGLLGIRPQRGASVEIAPLAPKEWDHFAVENLAYQGRNLTVLWDRDGTTYGRGNGLSVWLDGRRVHRQNDLDPVRLDTGRVVHRRTPPRVVDDLANVARSGYPAASASYTFPLDSPARAIDGQDLHIDTPSSRWTNYQSPNGTDHLAVDLRVPTLVSDIRISFYDDGGGVRTPDSYALDYRTQDGDWRPVPGQRRAPDTPQRGVLNRILLDRTLTTDGLRLTAVRDVGGGVGVSAWQSWRTEDPRLDVAIETGPQGLITVRPGTTVEVTTTVRAAGTVVVHPQLLAPRGWRTAPRETVRPSPVRGGRTLRTRWLVTAPADLPPGAREPLRLLVRSRLSDGSLPVTGAVTLTRAE; via the coding sequence ATGTCCCTCGACCGACGACAGTTCCTGCACAGCGGAGCACTGGCCCTCGGTGCCGTCGCCCTGACCAGCCCTCTCGCGTCCGGCGCCGACGCACCTGTCGGCCCTCCCGTGCCCGGCGCCGACGCCCGCCGCCCCGGACCTGCCGGCGCCTTCCCCGACTCCTTCGCCCCCTCCGGGAACCGGCCGGCCGTGCCCCCGATGTACCCCGAGGTGGGCCCCGGCACCACGGTCCTCGATCACCGGGCGCTGCTCGGCGACATCGTGGAGGCCCAGTGGTACGAAGCCAACATCCCCTTCGTCGACGTGCCCGACCAGGCGATCAAGGACACCTACTACTACCGGTGGCGCGTGATCAAGCACGCGCTGAAGTACACCGGAGCCGAAGAGGGCTGGATCCTCTCGGAGTTCCTCGGCCCGGTCGGCTACTCCGCGCCGAACGGCGGAATCGTCGCCGCGGCGGCCCACCACATCCGCGAGGCCCGCTGGCTGCGCGACCCCCGCTACCTCGACGACTACATCGACTACTGGCTGCGCGGCAGCGGCTCCGGACCCAAGCCCGCCACCGACTTCCTCAACAAGAACACGACCGACTGGGCCCACCAGTACTCCTTCTGGATCGCCGACGCCGTCGTGGCCAGGGCATCGGCGGACGGCCGATGGGACTTCGCTCTCGACCGCATCCCCGAGCTGGAACGGCAGTGGGAGAAGTGGGCCCCGCAGTACGACGAGGAACTCGGCCTGTACTGGCAGACGCCGGTGTGGGACGCGATGGAGTACACGGCGAGCGCCTACCAGAGCGACGACCCGTACCACGGCGGAGACGGTTTCCGCCCCACGCTCAACGCGTACCAGTACGGCGATGCTAGAGCGATCGCCACACTCCTGCGACTGCGGGGGAGGGCCGGTGACCGTGCGAAGGCCCAGCGGTACGACGACCGCGCGGCGGCGCTGCAAGCGCACCAGGAACGCTGGCTGTGGGACGAGGAGGACCAGTTCTACAAGCACGTCATGCGCGACGGCAATCCCGACCGCCACAAGATCGCCGATCGGGAGCAGATCGGCTTCGTCCCGTGGTACTTCCACATGGCGCCCGAGAAGAACGCCGCCGCGTGGGCTCAGCTGACCGACCCTCAGGGCTTCGCCGCACCCTTCGGCCCGACGACGGTGGAACGACGCAGCCCCTGGTTCATGCACGAGGCGCTCCACGGCTGTTGCCGCTGGAACGGTCCCAGCTGGCCGTTCTCCACCAGCCACACCCTCACCGCGCTGGCGAACCTCCTCATCGACTACCCCGACCAGCCCTACGTCGGCCGGGCCGACTACTACGCCGCGCTGCGCGCCTACGCCCTGACCCACCGCAAGGACGGGCGGCTCTACGTCGCCGAGGCACACCATCCCGACGAGGACCGCTGGATCTACGACGGCCGCGGACACAGCGAGGACTACAACCACTCCACCTTCAACGACCTCGTCCTGTCCGGACTGCTCGGGATCCGCCCCCAGCGCGGGGCCAGTGTCGAGATCGCACCGCTCGCCCCGAAGGAGTGGGACCACTTCGCGGTGGAGAACCTCGCCTACCAGGGCCGTAACCTCACCGTCCTGTGGGACCGCGACGGCACGACGTACGGCCGCGGAAACGGCTTGAGCGTATGGCTCGACGGCAGGCGGGTGCATCGCCAGAACGACCTCGATCCCGTACGGCTCGACACCGGCCGGGTCGTGCACCGCCGGACACCACCCCGCGTCGTCGACGACCTGGCGAACGTCGCCCGGAGCGGATATCCGGCCGCGAGCGCCTCGTACACCTTCCCCCTGGACAGTCCCGCCAGGGCCATCGACGGGCAGGACCTGCACATCGACACGCCGTCGTCACGGTGGACGAACTACCAGAGCCCGAACGGCACCGACCACCTCGCCGTCGACCTGCGCGTCCCGACCCTCGTGTCGGACATCCGGATCTCCTTCTACGACGACGGCGGCGGTGTCCGAACCCCCGACTCCTACGCACTCGACTACCGCACCCAGGACGGGGACTGGCGTCCGGTGCCCGGCCAGCGCCGTGCCCCGGACACCCCGCAGCGCGGTGTCCTCAACCGCATCCTCCTCGACCGCACCCTCACGACCGACGGGCTGCGGCTCACCGCCGTGCGCGACGTGGGCGGAGGTGTCGGCGTGAGCGCCTGGCAGTCGTGGCGCACAGAGGACCCGAGACTCGACGTCGCGATCGAGACAGGGCCGCAAGGGCTGATCACGGTCCGGCCGGGCACGACGGTCGAGGTCACGACCACGGTGAGGGCAGCCGGCACCGTGGTGGTCCACCCGCAGCTCCTGGCGCCCCGCGGCTGGCGGACCGCGCCCCGCGAAACGGTCCGCCCAAGCCCGGTCAGAGGCGGACGGACGCTGCGGACACGCTGGCTGGTGACGGCTCCCGCCGATCTGCCGCCCGGCGCGCGGGAACCCCTGCGCCTGCTGGTCCGGTCACGGCTCAGCGACGGCTCGCTGCCGGTCACAGGCGCGGTCACCCTGACCAGGGCGGAGTGA